The Malus domestica chromosome 17, GDT2T_hap1 genome contains the following window.
ATCCGCTAAAATAAACTGTAAAGGTCGGTAAAATCAAGGCTCATGATATCGAAACGCTTCTAAATTGAGAGGCCTCCACTtcattcttcttcctcttcgtcGCCATCACCACCAGCAGCCTTCTTGGCAGCGGCCTTCTGGTTCCTTCTCTTCACCCTTCCAGGGCGCCCACCTCCGAGGGGACTAGTGAGAGAGAAGTCAATGTGCTTCTGGGAGTCCACCCTCACCATGAAAGATGGGATGTTGACCACCTGCCTTCCGACCCTGGCAATGAAAGAAGGATATTGAAAAATAAACACCACAAGCTTTGACATCAAACTTAACAAAACATACACCGCATTTCATTTCCGCGAGAACATAGTGCTGGACGACAAAGATGGTTCCAGCagataaaatagaaaaaccCAAGTCCCGCCCTCCAACCCTTCATCCAAAAACATAGATAGATATAGAATGTTCATTTCCCTATGCTTAAtctgaaaataataataataataataataccaaAGAACACAAGCTTAGTATGAACAATGTGTGTTCACAAATAACATCATAAAGATAGTAGACACATGCAGTTAACCCACTTAGTCAAGACAATTAACCACATAAACTCGCACAAATAACCAGACAACAAGTAATAACCAAAAGAAATAATTAGAAAATGTGAAGGTCAATTAACAAAACAATTTGAAGCTCAATTAACAAATAAGACAATCAACCATGTCGGTACACAAATTGCCATCTTATTAACCCACGCCTGCCACCTATAGATATGTAACAAACAGATAACACAAACGACATTTTGAGTAACAAGGTTTATACCTGATGTGCCTTTGCCTGATGAGAACTCTGGCGTGGTGAATGGACTTGGCCATACCAGTTTTGAACACAAGGGTTTGAAGACGACGCTCCAAAAAGTTCTCCACAGTCAAAGCCAACACATAATCGAGCTTGTTCTGGCTCTCATCCAGAAGGCCATACCTGTTCATCCTGCGAAGAAGAGCCTCACCCTCAAAGATACGGCGAGGATTTTTCTCATCCAGGGTAAGAAGTTCCCTGGCAGCATTACGGATACGGCTCAGAGAATACTGAACCCTCCACAGTTCCCTCTTTGCACGGAGTCCATATTCTCCAACAAGCTTCAGCTCAGCATCCAAACGTTCCTTCTCATAAGGACGACGCGGCTTCTTGAAAGTCTTCCCATCTGACATCACACATCATAATGCATAAACATTTCAATACAAAATTTCtttgaaaaatatcaaatattGACAAGAACAAAAtcataattcaaaacttgcaaTTCAATACTGAAGCGTACACCGCTTTTCAATTCTTAGATAACATCGGAAACTGATAATAAAGAAACGGATCAATAACGGGTAACAAAAATCATTCTATCCAGCAAACTTTATACTAAAACGTAACTTTTtcgggtttttttttccttttaatcgATAATAAGCTTCAATGTAAACAATTTAGAACAAGATTTTTCAACATAAAACCAAACGTGATTTAGCTAGATCCAGCATAAACAAAGCCAACATGATTAATCCAAGAAAAACCAGTcaaatcaaaaggaaaaaaaattgtacaaataCATATTAAACACTCATTTGGCTGCAAATGCTGCATTAAGAGGAGGCCAATCAACGAAATCAAAGTTAAATGACGATTCACACAAATGAGCAACTCAAAAACCCGATAAACTTCAACCGATTAGAATAATAAAACCAACAAATCAACTAAAATCATTCGACAAGAAAGCAATCAAAATCTATGAACACAGATAAACAGCTCAATCGAAACCCTAATTGCTCCATAGATATGAGATAGAGAGGGAGATGAGAGGCTTACAGTTGCGGTAATGGACGACGTGCACCATGGCTGGCTAGCCCTAGGTCAGATCCAGAaaggagagtgagagagtgggTGGGTGAGCGGGAGGCTCGCGCTGCCGAGTTCTGAGAGAAGAGGACGACGCAAATGGGGCTGTGTTTCGATTTATATGCAAACCCTAAACTGGCTAAACCCTAGTGGAGCGAGCGTAATGACAAATTTGCCCCTGTGTTGTGCTGGGCTTGTGTGGAAAAAGCCCTTTACCTTTGGATTGGACTTTCCCCATTTCGGACGTAAGAATCTAATTTTGGGCTGCCTACCTCTATGTGTACACCGGGTCCAACTGAATCGACTAAAGACATTTATACAATAGTTTGATGGGCGCGGTCTGGTTTGGATCGGTTTTACTTCAAATCATAGCTTCATCAACCATTAAAAGGTGCGTTTTGATTCGGTTACATAAAATGGAGGCGAAGCCAATCAAAACCAAACTACTGTTGAACAATTTGGCGATTCAGGGCCAGTTTGAGATTGTtgcacttaaaaaaaaactgatttgaTAGCTTTAAGAATAATTAGGTGTAAAATAAAGTAGTTGAGCGTTTGACAAACTGTATTTTTAAAAGTATTGTTAGTGAAATCAGTTTAAAAGCGTTAGTAAAACCCCATAACCCACCCACAGTTTAGTTGAAAACCGATTAGATCGAGTAGAGAACAATCTCTATGAGATGAAACATAATACTAATGGTGGTAACCCATGAAAAATGTCACATGGCAAAACCAATGAAATTTATAGGCGGTTTGATAAGGTTTAGCCGGTTTCCCATAGAGGCAACATCAAACCATACCAACCTAATTACAACTTGgttctttttattaaatattaaacatCGTGTGTTAAAATGAACCAAATTGGTCGAATTTGCTCTACCAACGTTACCTTAACATATAAATATCGAGTTACGAACTTTTGAAatggaattgttattgacattctaaaattattattttacactccaaactttctataattaaaaagaaaaatacatttgtaagGAGTGCCAAATAAGGTTTTTGGAATAGTAATAATAGTTCCCCTTTTGAAAATTGTGCTAATAGTGTCAAAGGACTCATTTTTAGCTCTAGTAAAATGACAAGCATTTTACGGGCCATAcatactgttgatgcacaaaatcagtgagaactttggtacaacagaaagtgttttGTGACCTttactagattgctccggtcactagtatggataagtatgcaaatagatagagacagggaagcaaacacaagatgtacgtggtttattcagattggctacgtccacggagtagaggagttctcattaattgtgaagggtttacacaaatacatcaattcaagctctcctttagtgagtactagtgaatgatttaatacaaatgacattaggaaatattgtgaaagaatgatctctatttatagaagagagtttctagtttcattctgacattgacacatgtcgtgttgtgattggcttctgatattgacacgtgtcgcgctatgattggcttctgatgtcgacatgtgtcgcgctgtgattggcctcctggttggagggaaactcttctgtgtccttgacggtataacgttgaccagtgctcagtagtttcgggattagtcaagtatggtacaaacacatacGTTACTAATGTTGCTCACCTAAAGTCCTCATTTTGAAGACCGTACTTCTTTTATATAAACTTTTATATCAATCTAACGGTAATTAGGCTTACTTACTCAAATCCCATGTATTACATTCAAACAAAATTCTAAGTggttggaaaaagaaaagaaaaagaaaaagaaaatgaaaaaggagagagaagaagatttGACGTCGAATCCTTCTCAAGGGGGTAGCTCGGGTTTAATGGTCTTTAACCTCTCATTGCTGACCGGTTGACGTATAAGGAAATTGAGCAGGCCACAGAGATACCAGCCATTGACTTGAAGAGGTGCCTGCTATCTCTGGCCTGTGTTAAGGGGAAGAATGTTCTTCGGAAGGAGCCAATGAGCAAGGACATAGTGAGGAGGATGCCTTCTTGTTTAATGACAAGTTCACAAGCAAGTTCTTCAAGGTAAAGATCGGTACTGTGGTTGCGCGAAGGGAGTCTGAACCAGAAAATCCAGAAACCCGATAGAGAGTAGAGGAAGACAGGAAGCCCCAGATTGAGGCAGCAATTGTGAGGATCATGAAGTCAAGGCGGGTCCTGGATCACAATAACATTGTTGGTGAGGTGACGAAACAGCTGCATGGGCGATTCTTGCCCAACCCTGTTGTAATAAAGAAGCGAATCGTCATTGAGCGGGAGTTTTTGGAGAGGGATAAAACAGATAGAAAATTGTACAGGTACCttgcttgaaaaaaaaaaaaaaactatgggttggttcctttcttcttcatttgtagCTTTCGGCACAAGCCTGTATAATTTATCCTGCATTTGGTCAGTCGGAATATTGTTCACCGATCATTACAGGCTGTGGGTGGGTTCCGATGAAGTTTCATTAAGGCATCTTTGTTGCTTAATCTTTCCTCATGTTTATTCAACTTTTCCGAATGGGATGATGGAACTTTGTTGGAAATAATCATTCTCCTCCTGTCTCAAATTTTGAGCACCAGTATTTACCCTCATCCAATGCAGGGTTTGTAAGAGCTCGTTAAACTTCGAAATTTATACTTTTGCTTCTGTTAGTACATGGTGATGGTCATTGCTAGCTTGTGAAATGGTTGCTACACTCCTCGACGAAGAAAACCATTTCGCAGGAAGCTGGGTAAAACTGAGCTCACAGTCACAGGAGGATACCATTCATCGCCCACTTTTTGTGGGATAATCAGCTGGAAATGCTGCAATATTGTTATGTTATATGAAATCCAGATTGGAGGATCCAAGCAAGGCAAAGATTTGACAAATATGTCAATGAAAGGTTAGATTTGCACTTTTGCGTAAAAATGATTTCTTTTGATCAATGTATAGTCTGCTCTGATCTTGTGAGGTCGATGCATGTTCTAATTTGTTGTTTTTCTCTACCTGGGGATATCAATTACAATGAATAGCATCAAACCAAATAAGAAAGTATCTCAACATGCCCCCTTAAGTTTGAGAATGGATATCGTACACTCCAATGGATATCGTACACTCCCAACCTGTCAAGTAGTTTGTGAAAAATAACCTTTCGCAAGGGCTTTGTAAACAAGTCTGCCAATTGTGAACTTGTTGGCGTATAAGCAGCGGAAACCAATCCAATATTAAGATGTTGCCATACAAGATGACAATCCAACTCTATGTGCTTTGTCCGCTCGTGAAAAACAGGATTCTTGGCGATGTGTAATGCTAATTGGTTGTCACAATATAATTTAGCCGATTCTGGATGCTCAACACCTAAATCTTTGAGGACATATCGAAGCCATTTGAGTTCACAACAAGTATCTGCCATGGCCCGATATTCTGCTTCGGCAGACGAACGCGCCACAGTGTTCTACTTCTTTGCTTTCCATGAAATTAATGAGTTTCCAAGGAATGTACAATAACTAGTTACTGAGCGTCTAGTGGTGGGACAAGTAGCCCAATCTGTGTCGCATAAGGCTTTGAGTTGGAGGCTgttttgagaaggaaaaaacaAACCTTGTCCGGGGGATGATTTGATATATCGTAGTAGGGTTGGGTTCGGTTCGAAACGGTtcagttttttgccaaaaccaaaatcgaaccgaatttcggtttggtttaattttttttcggttttggtttttttgggttcgatttcggttttttttccatgatttttttttaatctggaACAAATATGTAACGATTGAgcagtgaagatgaagaaacttCTGCATCAAATGAATACGAACTGGGTACGTATATGTGGTAGAAAAATGGGTACGTCCATAATAACTTTTGGTATATCGATGAATATTTCTACTGTGGATATTTATTACATACAAAAGTTGCAGACAATAATTCACATTACATTGAACTGTGGCTGAAGTCATAGCTAAGCAGTTTTTATTATGGAGCAAAACTTCGGGAATTGATCTAACCTGGATGTGTAATTGAGTTTATGCATTTTAATGATTAAACTGATAAATATTTCGACCATATATGGATTTAATATCGTAGTATCTTTTAGCCTTTATATGCCATAAAAGTTGAGGATAAAAATTCACAATACATAGAACTGTGGTTAAAAAGTATATCGCCTTTGCACGTTTTATAGGTGAACTCATAGGTATGCAGTTTTATTATTGACCAAAACTTTGGGAATTGATCTAACTTGAATGTATAATTGAGCTTATGcattttaatgattaaattCATAAATATCTCATGAATTTAGCCTCTATATTGATATCTATGGCAAAAAAAGAGTACCTCCATGAGAAAATTTTGTACATAGATGAATATTTTCAATCTGGATATTTATTAGATACCAGAAATTATAAGTTTATTCGCAAAAGTCTAAGTCAATGTCACGTACAATATTTGTTAGGACATATTTAGGGAACTgatattagcactccaaaaatctcattctacactttgcacaagtgtatttttctttctaattatagaaagtttggagtgccaaatgagattttttgagtgctaataacaattttctatatttatatacattttattttagtttggaattcgacttccttttttttttcttttctttatcaaCTTGGGAGTATCACTGACTGTGACCCTGTGCAACTAGTTATTGATTCGTTTTGAATAATCAACATtatttcttacaatgtcttggaCGTAAgaataacagaaataaaacgGTCATGATACAAGCTGAATAGTAGTAATACTAATactaattagtaaacaacttgtgCATGATGTTTGCTTATAACCAAATAGCATGAAGGGACAAATGTGTAGGTTTCATGCATGACTTGAAATAGTATTAGTAAATGCATGATGTTTTCTTATAACCAAGTGGCATGAAGGGACATGTATGTTTCATGCATGACTTGGAATAATATTAGTCGTCGGGAAATTTTGcatcaatttgtttttgtttttaatatgtatatattaagttCTATTTTAATGTGATTGCTCACCACCCCTAAGTTGTGATAATGTCTTTATTTATCGTTGTTATGtgagtttaattaaattttgagattgtgTTTATCCACTACATATGTAACGACCCGTCCCtgcaaattatgatttttataattctaataagtgattttacaaaaaatgcCCTTAGATGCGAGGGTATTGACTTCCATTGACCAACGTATAGTGAGACATACATATTATCCCTTTAGCGTATTCCTGAAGTACTCGAGAATACGGGCGCGTAGGCGCAAGCAGAAGCGAATTTGGAGTAATGGTATtaccatttattattttatattttcttaagtgctattatattatttaaaagaTTATCTTTgggaagaaagaagaggaagaaccaggggaaaaggaaaagaaagaagaaagggaaTGGCTGCTGCCCAATCAGGAAGATGAGAAAAGTGAGGGGCCAATCAGAGAAGAGAGCAAGGAGGGGAACAGAGGGAGAGAAGATGCGCCGGATCTCCTTAACCTGTTTCTCCCCATCGAACTCGCTCGACCCGGCAGTTTTTCCACCCTTTTTTCGTCGATTTTCCGGCAAGTCATGTTGGAATATCACTTGGAAAATGTTTCACGACCTTCCCTTACCCATTACAACCCAAAATTTGTAGAATTTAGCTaggaaattatcaaaatcgcaCCGGTGCGTACGAGACTATTTTGTGTCGATTCTCCCATCTGTGAAGTAATTTcttccaattaccaccaccttTAGTACCCCCTTGAGGTATGGAATAAAGCCTAATCAGTGGATGGGGCgtcggagttgatttgaagaCGAATCAAGAACGACCCATATCTAGGGTTTCGGTGGGTTTTTACAAAATTGGGGCTTTTccc
Protein-coding sequences here:
- the LOC103404430 gene encoding small ribosomal subunit protein uS4y, producing the protein MVHVVHYRNYGKTFKKPRRPYEKERLDAELKLVGEYGLRAKRELWRVQYSLSRIRNAARELLTLDEKNPRRIFEGEALLRRMNRYGLLDESQNKLDYVLALTVENFLERRLQTLVFKTGMAKSIHHARVLIRQRHIRVGRQVVNIPSFMVRVDSQKHIDFSLTSPLGGGRPGRVKRRNQKAAAKKAAGGDGDEEEEE